The Apium graveolens cultivar Ventura chromosome 3, ASM990537v1, whole genome shotgun sequence sequence aatttataaaataagcGTGTGCACTATTTAGCATTGTGTTTGGGCCCGCTCGGATCCTTCCACCCAAATTAGGCTTAATGGGCCCAGTGAGATACTCTGACCCAAAATTCTGACAGTAAATGGATATAGAATTAGAATCCGATATTCTCATTCGTTCCTAATTCGTACAAGCTCTCTCAAACAAAACCCTGGCTGTCACAATCTCACTCATGTCTAATTCATTCTAATCatcaaaaataaaactaaaataaTGTCTTCAGCAACGAAGAAAGGCAGTAAGTCAAAGGTGAAGAAAGAGGAAAATTACGATGATGATGATTTTGTAGACACCAAGCCCAAAATCAAACAACAATCTCAGGATGATGATTTTGAAGACAAGCCTGGAAACACCATCTCTAACAAGGTTACTTTAATTTATCCTGATTGAATCTTTTTTTAACCATCTTTTGTACTCCCTTAGTGCCATCGGTTTCTTACGGAAAGTAATATTCCTTatgaattattttatttttttttcttttaaataaaaatttaatatttaaagtgtaatatagaaaaagaaaattttaaaaataaattgcGGAATCTTGAAATGCAATGTGTGGTATTAAAAAAATATGTAGTGAATTGAACGGGGCCAGAGGGAGTATTATTAACCATCTTATTTTAATCGTTTTGTTTGTTATGTTAATATATGTGTGTGCAGAGGAAGAGGGTTAAAAAAGAGGAGATGATGGAGATAAATGAGGAGATTAACTGTGGTGgtaaaaaaaaggaaaagaagaGTTTTACTTTGCCAGGCCAGAAACGAGACCCTCCTGATGAAGTACTTTGCCTTTTCTTGCCCTGTTTTTTTATTAATGTGTATGCAGTATGCATGCTTAAGTGGAGGTTCAGCTGTATTTTGTGTTGTCTTACGCTTTTATATGTTTTCGACTTTTCAGAGAGACCCGTTGAGGATTTTTTACCAGAGTTTGTATGATCAAGTACCTACTAGTGAGATGGCTGCTTTCTGGTAATACTTTCTTTTGTCTTGTGGTTTCGATTTTTAATATGAGTCGTATTTGTTATTCGTTCACTATGAAGTTAAATTTGTTGTCAGTATAGGGATGAGTTCCTTGGTTAAGCATAATTTCTGAAATGTAGTATTTAGGTTGTCTGGTTTGTTACGCACATTATCGTTTTCAAGTTTTTTTGGTGAGATCTTCAGTTCATGCCTCATGATATTTGGCCAACATAATAGGGGAATGAATGGGAGAATTTAAAAGGACTAGTTCTAAATAAACATGTAGGTGGAAAAAGTCTTGACCAGACATGTATCACATTTTATATTTTTGGCTTGGAAAAGTAGTATGGCCGATCAGTATGCAGATTGCAGATATCATATTCAATTTATAAGGTTGCTAGATGAGTAGCTCAAAAGCTTAGTCATATAATGCGTTGAGGAAAATTAGTTTATTGAGCTTACTATGATAATATTTTTGAAGGATAACAGTGATATAAATTGCTCCCATTATTAGTAAAAGAAACTCCAATAAATTTTAATGGAATGCTCATGGGAATTTCGGGTTGGCCTGTAATGTTTCTATATGAAGTATAAACACACAATCAAAggataattaagggaatatacTTCATGTGAATATTATTGCGTTTTGCTAAGTTGAAGACATATAATACCTTTGATAATGTAGATGTTATTGTTTGAACTTATGTTTTGTGTTTCCATCAATTTTTTGATCTCTTGTGGTCAGAATTTTTGTAAATTTTGATTATTTCCAATTTTTGTAGCTCGACTTGTTTTTATTCTTGGGTCTCTTGTGGTTTCTTTTATCATTTGGTTTATCTTTTAGCATCATGCGTGACCCTCCAACTCCAATCTTCCATGCTAAAATGTGTAATTTGTACTTAAACCGCATCTGCTAGTCTTTACTACATTGTATGGCTCCGGATATTAGCATGCTTCTCTTGGTCAACGTTGGATTTCCAAAAGCAAACCTTTTTCAACGATGTATTCAAGAGAAACACATTAATATAATATAACTCTCTAGCTTTTTGACTTCATATTCATCATGCTTTGTCAAGCTGCCTTGCTTCTCTTGGTATATGTACCGAACACCAGTTAGGCTCTTATATACGTTTATACATGGTATTTATCAGATTCAGTTGGCGGTTTCATGTTTGAATGCATTGCAGGATGATGGAGTCTGGCTTGCTACCTTTCGAGAAAGCATATGAAGTTTTTCAGAAGAAATTGCAGATGAAACAGCAGCAAAAGCTAGCTTCACCAATGAAAGCTGTCGTCAATGTAAAGAAAGAATCTGGCAGTGTTAAAAGAAGTATTATGTCATCAGCAGAGCAAACTACAACAAAGAAATCTATAGGTGCTGTAAAATCATCCAAGAAGGGGAAGTCTGATGATTATCAAATCGATAACCAGTCAGATGATGACTTTGCATCCCCTGTGGATAAAGGGAAGAAACCAAGAGCAGGGAAGAAGTCAAAAGCCACATAATCCAGCACGAGCAATATTATACTGATAATCAGTTTTAGAATTTTTATGGTTGTGTAATGTGTTCATCTCAATATCTCAAACTTTTAAATCTCGAAGTGTGTGCTAAGTTTTGTCCAGAAATACTATAGTATCTAGATAGAGTACCTAGTTTCTTGAAAGGTGTTAGGCTTACAAATGGTCTATAGAATTCTAAGAACGATGAGATGTTGCATACTGAAGTCACTTGGAGCAGTGCCAAAAGGATACCCCAATGGGGGTGTAAAAAGAGTGTTAAAGTGACAAATGACATGATGTGTTATGAGGCTCTTCACGATGGGCATAAATATAAAAGGGGCTGACTGGGTTTAATCACGATGCTTTCGGAAAAAGTAGTTATATATAGAGAGACCTGATCAAATAGAAATTGTCTTATAAAAACTACCCTTCTACCGTGTGTGACTTtacaaatggtatcagagcttatttgttaatacacaaacagtttaagatccaaaaacaatcatgtctgaagcagaaactctaACCAAGCCTactaaaactgaagaacctctaaagactcaaatccatagtcggtATGAGACAATTAGAGTTctcatactgaaaccatctgaatatcccatatggaaggtgagggTGATGATGACTATGATTCTGGAATCTACAGATttagaatatcttgacagaatcaatgaaggatctcacaagccaaccaaactcgatgttgtagttgcaggtgaagcagcaaagtctgtaccaaaggagaagagtgattacactgctgaagatatcgtaTCAATTGCTAAgaatgctaaggtacgacacttgctgcatagtgccattgataatgtaatgtcaaacagggtaataaacggcaagactgcaaaggagatatgggatgccttggaaataaggtgccagggaactgattcgattaagaagaacaggaagacaatactcactcaagagtatgaacactttgactcaaagccaaatgagtcattgactggtttatatgacagatttgtcaaactcttgaatgatttgtcactggttgataaggagtatgatctttaagattcaaaccttaaattcctgttagctcttcctgaaatatgggatttgaaggcaacaactataagagacaattataatcttgatgaaaagactcttgatgaaatttatgggatgctcaagactcatgaacttgagatggaacaaagaagcaagaggaaaggaggaaagtcaaggacagttgctcttaaggctgaagaagaatctcccaaggcagccacctcaaggaaaggcaagggtaaagcgctcttcacaaagtctgatactgagtcatcaagttctgatagtgatggtgactcagaaactgaaagctctcctgagatggatgatgatgaagagatgatgaagctgtgtgctcttattgtgaaaggaatcacaaagattgcatacagggaattcaggaagggaaagaagttttccaggaaaggtgcaagttctgataagaagaatttcagaaaatctgaaggcaaaggagggaagtatgacaaaggagattacacaaatgtcaaatgctacaactgtggtgagaaagaccacatatctcctgattgcaagaaagtgaagagtgacaaaggcaatgctcttgtcacaaagaagaaaagctagacagacacATCAGATTcagaaagtgaggagaactatgccttgatggcaaatgctgatatggcaaatgctgaaagcagtactgaagctgctgagttaaaggtacctcaaactacttatgcctttcatactgatgatattaatgagttgagaagatatcttaaaaccatgttcattagctatagagatcaaactttaacatgtgaaagattaacttctgaaaatctagcttgtaagaagaggaatgattatttaaaaaagagttagtcatgttccatcaaactcagaaagatagagatgatgctttctatgttagggatgaagtacttaaaatgaatgaatctctaaaagctgagttagaaaaagaaagagagattataaggacttggactaactctggcagaacaactcagaatttgttaagtagtgaaaactggaaagagggcttaggttatggagatgataagaatgataaaggaactgtagatattaagcctatagttgttaaacaaaagccaaagttaaaacctgttaagtttgtagctgtaaagtctgaaactgagaaatcagaagttaaaaaggaattaacttctgacaaactaaaacaggaaaagacaactgaagttaacataggcttaatgacaaagaagcagcttaagcataagctgaaagatgttaagaatgcagataaggtaaaatcacctaggaaaaataggaatagaaaggaaggtgtaaataaaagcaatgattataaacctgttcctaatgctcctagaaaaatatgtcataactgtggaagttctaaccatctggcttctttttgcaggaagaataagaaaataaactccttaccttcaaagtcaggagttaagagtcagtctgttagatataagccacaaaattctagttttcattgtggtagtttatagcattccatttatacttgtaaggaatatcatagtttgtactatgattattatcaaataaaaccttctttaaagaaagttagcattgttccttctagtgtaagttctgattcaaagtctgatagtgtaaattctgataagaaaaatgttaacataaactctgatgctaaatccgctgcaaatgttaacaaacttaataaggccaaaggatccaagcaagtctgggtccttaaaactaattattagtggtctttgtgattgcagggcaacatgaaaaacatcctaattctggacagtggatgtttaggacatatgactggaaataaagccctgctatcagactttgtggagaaggctggcccaagtgtttcttatggagatggcaacattggaaaaacattgggatatggcaatatcaatcttgggaatgtcatcattaaagaagtagctctggtctcaggacttaaacacaatctgctgagtattagtcaaatctatgacagaggttatcatgtggatttctttgaagaacactgtgaagttgtaagtaaatctacaggcaaatttgttctgaaaggatacaggcatggtaacatttatgaagccaaactttcaacaagtactgatggttctgtaatctgtctgatgagtagagcatcaattgaagaaagctggaactggcacaagaaactctctcatttaaatttcaacaatataaatgaactagtcaagaaagatcttgtgagaggactgccaaagtcagtatttgctcctgatgacctttgtgattcttgtcagaaggctaaacaaaggaaatcttcattcaagagcaagactgaatcatcaattcttgaggcttatcacctactacatgttgatctatttggtccagtgaatgtcatgtctattgtaaagaagaaatatgctatggtcatagtggatgagttcaacagatacacatgggtgtatttcttgcacacaaaaagtgaaactgcatctatcttgattgatcatgtcaagcaactggataaattggtcaaagattctgtgaagataataagaagtgataatgacactgaattcaagaatttgacaatggaagagttctgcaaaaaccatggaatcaagcaggaattttctgctcctggaactccacagcaaaatggagttgttgaaagaaagaatataactctcattgaagctgcacgaacaatgcttgatgaagcaaagctaccaacctatttttgggctgaagctgtgcagactgcttgttttactcagaatgcaatactcattaacaagcatggaaagacaccatatgagatggtgaagaaaaagaagccaaatctgaagtattttcatgtatttggatgcaagtgttttgttcttaagactcatcctgaacagctatccaaatttgatctaaaagctgatgaatgaatctttgttggatatcc is a genomic window containing:
- the LOC141711081 gene encoding uncharacterized protein LOC141711081, producing the protein MSSATKKGSKSKVKKEENYDDDDFVDTKPKIKQQSQDDDFEDKPGNTISNKRKRVKKEEMMEINEEINCGGKKKEKKSFTLPGQKRDPPDERDPLRIFYQSLYDQVPTSEMAAFWMMESGLLPFEKAYEVFQKKLQMKQQQKLASPMKAVVNVKKESGSVKRSIMSSAEQTTTKKSIGAVKSSKKGKSDDYQIDNQSDDDFASPVDKGKKPRAGKKSKAT